A single window of Streptomyces sp. NBC_00464 DNA harbors:
- a CDS encoding SCO1860 family LAETG-anchored protein, translated as MNSNTFRLAALAVAAAPVALLVAVPAQATTATTTTTTGDGKASAVVLRTALDVSLLNKTVDVPLEATLNEVHAPRSAEKTALSVKLDGVEGGQPVSVLRADVATAKATVRKHRAEGYSNVVKARLHLPGLPGLPLIEAEQVTSKAVCEVGHKPVAESNVLGHVKVLGKRITLTAGGSTRVAVKGVGEVTLDLSKTSTTSRTAAAVALQLKVSVNPLELNVADVKGEVTLAEATCETPKAAAGTGGGENGGGENGGGDNGGSTDGGSSDGGSTDGGSTDGGATDGGSGTAGSTAGSTAGSTAGDTGGDVKPQTGTGDAPRTAGADLAETGSSSTTPYVAGGAALLLAVGAGAMVVARRRAQD; from the coding sequence TTGAACAGCAACACCTTCCGCCTCGCCGCCCTGGCGGTCGCCGCCGCTCCCGTCGCCCTGCTGGTCGCCGTCCCGGCGCAGGCCACCACCGCGACCACCACCACGACCACCGGCGACGGGAAGGCGAGCGCGGTCGTGCTCCGGACCGCACTCGACGTCTCGCTCCTCAACAAGACGGTCGACGTGCCGCTGGAGGCCACACTCAACGAGGTGCACGCCCCGCGGAGCGCCGAGAAGACCGCGCTCAGCGTGAAGCTCGACGGAGTGGAGGGCGGGCAGCCGGTCAGCGTGCTGCGGGCCGATGTGGCCACGGCGAAGGCCACCGTCCGCAAGCACCGCGCCGAGGGCTACAGCAATGTGGTGAAGGCGCGGTTGCACCTGCCCGGTCTCCCGGGGCTCCCGCTGATCGAGGCCGAGCAGGTCACCTCCAAGGCCGTCTGCGAGGTCGGCCACAAGCCGGTGGCCGAGTCGAACGTCCTGGGCCATGTGAAGGTCCTCGGCAAGCGGATCACCCTCACCGCCGGAGGCAGCACGCGGGTCGCGGTGAAGGGCGTCGGCGAGGTGACGCTCGACCTGTCGAAGACGAGCACCACTTCGCGCACCGCGGCCGCGGTGGCGCTCCAGCTGAAGGTTTCGGTCAACCCGCTCGAACTGAACGTCGCCGATGTGAAGGGTGAGGTCACACTCGCCGAGGCCACCTGCGAGACGCCGAAGGCTGCTGCCGGCACGGGCGGTGGAGAGAACGGCGGCGGAGAGAACGGCGGCGGTGACAACGGCGGTTCGACGGACGGCGGTTCCAGCGACGGCGGTTCGACCGACGGCGGTTCGACCGACGGTGGCGCGACCGACGGCGGATCCGGCACCGCGGGCTCCACGGCAGGCTCCACGGCAGGTTCCACAGCCGGCGACACCGGCGGCGACGTGAAGCCCCAGACCGGCACCGGTGACGCGCCCCGGACGGCCGGCGCCGACCTCGCCGAGACGGGCAGCAGCTCCACCACTCCGTACGTCGCCGGTGGCGCAGCCCTTCTGCTCGCAGTCGGAGCCGGCGCGATGGTCGTCGCCCGGCGGCGCGCGCAGGACTGA
- the cobJ gene encoding precorrin-3B C(17)-methyltransferase, whose translation MIGLISATAAGAVARDRLAAAWPGRAVVYDGPVREAVRRAFAECEQLVCFLATGAVVRLVAPLLADKAADPGVVCVDEAGRHAVALLGGHGGGANALAVAVGEVLGATPVVTTATDAVGVPGLDMLGLPVEGDVAGVSRAMLDGAPVALRADAVWPLPALPPNVHPDAAGAAVLHITDRIVQLTAREAVLRPASLVAGVGASKDAPEDEVLGLIRDALAGAGLSPLSVAELVTVDAKAQEPGIVAAAARLGVPLRTYPADELARIEVPHPSDAPLAAVGTPSVAEAAALAGGGELLVPKRKSQPEGRAAMATCAVVRRAPRGRLAVVGLGPGARDLLTPRAREELRRASVLVGLDQYVDQIRDLLRPGTTILESGLGAEEERARTAVAEARKGHAVALIGSGDAGVYAMASPALAEAGADIDVVGVPGVTAALAAAAILGAPLGHDHVSISLSDLHTPWEVIERRVRAAAEADIIVTFYNPRSRGRDWQLPKALSILAEHREPATPVGVVRNASRPDESSRVTSLAALDPASVDMMTVVTVGNTATREIAGRMVTPRGYRWQSAAPAAEAAP comes from the coding sequence GTGATCGGCCTGATCTCCGCGACGGCGGCGGGCGCCGTCGCCCGTGACCGGCTGGCCGCGGCCTGGCCCGGCCGAGCCGTGGTCTACGACGGTCCGGTGCGCGAGGCCGTGCGGCGGGCGTTCGCCGAGTGCGAGCAGTTGGTGTGCTTCCTGGCGACGGGGGCCGTGGTGCGGCTGGTCGCGCCGCTGCTCGCGGACAAGGCGGCCGACCCGGGTGTCGTCTGTGTCGACGAGGCGGGACGCCACGCGGTGGCGCTGCTCGGCGGGCACGGTGGCGGGGCGAACGCCCTTGCGGTGGCAGTCGGTGAGGTGCTGGGCGCGACGCCGGTGGTGACGACGGCGACGGACGCGGTGGGTGTTCCCGGTCTGGACATGCTGGGGCTCCCCGTGGAGGGGGATGTCGCGGGGGTGTCGCGGGCGATGCTCGACGGTGCGCCGGTGGCGTTGCGGGCGGACGCGGTGTGGCCGTTGCCTGCGCTGCCGCCGAACGTGCACCCCGACGCCGCCGGAGCCGCGGTGCTGCACATCACCGACCGGATCGTGCAACTGACGGCGCGGGAGGCCGTGTTGCGGCCCGCCTCGCTCGTCGCCGGGGTCGGCGCGTCCAAGGACGCGCCCGAGGACGAGGTGCTCGGGCTGATCCGGGACGCTCTGGCGGGGGCCGGCCTCTCACCGCTGAGCGTCGCGGAGCTGGTGACCGTGGACGCGAAGGCGCAGGAGCCAGGGATCGTGGCCGCCGCCGCGCGGCTCGGCGTGCCGTTGCGGACGTACCCGGCCGATGAGCTGGCCCGGATCGAGGTCCCGCATCCGTCCGACGCACCGCTCGCCGCCGTCGGCACGCCCTCGGTGGCGGAGGCCGCGGCGCTGGCCGGGGGCGGTGAACTCCTCGTGCCGAAGCGGAAGTCGCAGCCCGAGGGGCGGGCGGCGATGGCCACCTGCGCGGTGGTGCGCCGGGCTCCGCGTGGGCGCCTGGCCGTCGTGGGGCTCGGGCCCGGGGCGCGTGACCTGTTGACGCCGCGCGCCCGTGAGGAGCTGCGGCGGGCTTCGGTGCTGGTCGGGCTCGACCAGTACGTCGACCAGATCAGGGACCTGCTGCGGCCCGGCACCACGATTCTGGAGTCGGGGCTCGGTGCAGAGGAGGAGCGGGCCCGTACGGCGGTCGCCGAGGCGCGCAAGGGGCATGCGGTGGCGCTGATCGGCAGCGGTGACGCGGGCGTGTACGCGATGGCCTCGCCGGCGCTGGCCGAGGCGGGCGCCGACATCGATGTGGTCGGTGTGCCGGGTGTGACGGCCGCGCTGGCGGCGGCCGCGATCCTGGGCGCCCCGCTGGGCCACGACCACGTCTCGATCAGCCTCTCCGACCTGCACACGCCGTGGGAGGTCATCGAGCGCCGGGTGCGGGCCGCTGCCGAGGCCGACATCATCGTGACGTTCTACAACCCGCGCAGCCGGGGCCGCGACTGGCAGCTGCCGAAGGCGCTGTCGATCCTGGCCGAGCACCGGGAGCCGGCCACGCCGGTCGGGGTCGTGCGCAACGCCTCGCGGCCCGACGAGTCCAGCCGGGTGACGTCGCTGGCCGCGCTGGACCCGGCATCGGTCGACATGATGACCGTCGTCACCGTCGGCAACACGGCCACCCGCGAGATCGCGGGCCGCATGGTCACCCCGCGCGGCTACCGCTGGCAGTCGGCCGCGCCCGCGGCGGAGGCGGCCCCGTGA
- a CDS encoding ZIP family metal transporter produces MAVFVALGAFLMTLVGGWVAQRVTDRRHLVLGFAGGLMLGVVGLDLLPEAIEAAGGLIFGVPAALLLFVGGFLFAHLVERLLAVRQAAHGASEERVPQVGLTAAAAMVLHSLMDGVALGAAFQVGGGMGAAVALAVITHDFADGFNTYTITSLYGNARRKALTMLYADAAAPVIGAATTLVFTLPEELLGCYLGFFGGALLYLAAAEILPEAHHDHPARSTLLCTVTGVGFIWLVVGLAQ; encoded by the coding sequence ATGGCGGTGTTCGTCGCGCTCGGCGCGTTCCTGATGACCCTGGTCGGCGGCTGGGTTGCCCAGCGCGTCACCGACCGCCGCCACCTGGTGCTCGGTTTCGCCGGCGGACTGATGCTCGGAGTCGTCGGCCTCGACCTGCTGCCGGAGGCCATCGAAGCCGCGGGCGGCCTCATCTTCGGCGTACCGGCGGCCCTGCTGCTGTTCGTGGGCGGCTTCCTCTTTGCGCACCTGGTCGAGCGACTGCTCGCCGTACGCCAGGCGGCACACGGAGCGAGCGAGGAGCGCGTGCCCCAGGTCGGACTGACAGCGGCGGCCGCCATGGTCCTCCACAGCCTGATGGACGGCGTGGCGCTCGGTGCGGCCTTTCAGGTGGGCGGCGGCATGGGAGCGGCCGTCGCCCTCGCCGTCATCACCCACGACTTCGCCGACGGCTTCAACACGTACACGATCACCAGCCTGTACGGGAACGCCCGCCGCAAGGCCCTGACGATGCTGTACGCGGACGCGGCGGCGCCCGTCATCGGCGCGGCGACGACGCTCGTGTTCACCCTTCCGGAGGAACTCCTCGGCTGCTATCTCGGCTTCTTCGGCGGCGCGCTGCTCTACCTCGCCGCCGCCGAGATCCTGCCCGAGGCGCACCACGACCACCCCGCCCGCTCCACCCTGCTGTGCACGGTCACCGGAGTGGGCTTCATCTGGCTGGTGGTGGGCCTTGCGCAGTGA
- the cobM gene encoding precorrin-4 C(11)-methyltransferase yields the protein MSEAVDAAAAVAAPTRGTVTFVGAGPGAADLLTFRAARAIADADIVIWAASLVQAEVLDHAREGAEILDSAQMSLEEVVAVYRRAADEGLKVARIHSGDPALWGGTQEQVDRCGELGVAVEIVPGVSSFSAVAALVQRELTIPEVAQSVILTRLGGGKTPMPPGEEVREFARHGTTMALFLSAARSGQLTQELLEGGYPTSTPVVIAYQATWPEELILRCTIETLEATVKEHKLWKHTLFLVGPALSASGTRSHLYHPGHFHGYRKADKAARAELRAQRSGS from the coding sequence ATGTCCGAAGCAGTCGACGCAGCCGCCGCAGTCGCCGCGCCCACCCGTGGCACCGTGACGTTCGTCGGTGCCGGTCCCGGCGCCGCCGATCTGCTGACCTTCCGGGCTGCGCGGGCCATCGCGGATGCCGACATCGTCATCTGGGCGGCCAGCCTGGTGCAGGCGGAGGTCCTCGATCACGCCCGGGAGGGCGCGGAGATCCTGGACTCGGCGCAGATGTCCCTCGAAGAGGTCGTCGCCGTGTACCGGCGGGCGGCGGACGAGGGGCTGAAGGTGGCGCGTATCCACTCCGGTGATCCGGCGCTGTGGGGCGGCACGCAGGAGCAGGTCGACCGGTGCGGCGAGCTGGGTGTCGCGGTGGAGATCGTGCCCGGGGTGTCGTCGTTCTCGGCGGTCGCGGCCCTCGTGCAGCGCGAGCTGACGATCCCGGAGGTGGCGCAGTCGGTGATCCTGACCCGGCTGGGCGGCGGCAAGACGCCGATGCCTCCCGGTGAGGAGGTGCGGGAGTTCGCCCGGCACGGCACGACGATGGCGCTGTTCCTGTCGGCGGCCCGGTCCGGTCAGCTGACGCAGGAGCTGTTGGAGGGCGGGTACCCGACCTCGACGCCGGTGGTGATCGCGTACCAGGCGACGTGGCCGGAGGAGCTGATCCTGCGCTGCACGATCGAGACGCTGGAGGCGACGGTCAAGGAGCACAAGCTCTGGAAGCACACGCTCTTCCTGGTCGGCCCTGCCCTGTCGGCGTCGGGGACGCGTTCGCATCTGTACCACCCGGGTCACTTCCACGGGTACCGCAAGGCCGACAAGGCGGCGCGGGCCGAGTTGCGCGCCCAGCGGTCCGGCTCGTGA
- the cobI gene encoding precorrin-2 C(20)-methyltransferase: MNTLVGVGVGPGDPELVTVKGVNALRDAAVVVVPVMDTGERGRAEATVLHYVGAEKVVRVVFALNERTDRARREAAWDAAGARVAELLRTHGSVAFATIGDPNVYSTFTYLAHTIGELLPGTSVVTVPGITAMQDLAARSGAVLTEGTEPLTLVPVTAGAAVLKEALKGPGTVVAYKFGRLAEEVATALRETGRTEDAVWGSALGLPEESIRPASELAEGPLPYLSTLIAPAPRDGGRGGKL; encoded by the coding sequence ATGAACACGCTGGTCGGGGTCGGAGTCGGACCCGGTGATCCGGAGCTGGTGACCGTCAAGGGCGTCAACGCGCTGCGTGATGCCGCCGTCGTCGTGGTGCCCGTGATGGACACCGGTGAGCGGGGACGTGCCGAGGCGACGGTGCTGCACTACGTGGGGGCCGAGAAGGTCGTGCGGGTCGTGTTCGCGCTCAACGAGCGGACGGACCGGGCGCGCCGGGAGGCGGCGTGGGACGCGGCGGGTGCGCGGGTCGCGGAGCTGTTGCGTACGCATGGTTCGGTGGCCTTCGCGACCATCGGCGATCCGAACGTGTACTCCACGTTCACGTATCTCGCGCACACGATCGGTGAGCTGTTGCCGGGCACGTCCGTGGTGACGGTGCCGGGGATCACGGCGATGCAGGATCTGGCCGCGCGCAGTGGCGCGGTGCTGACCGAGGGTACGGAGCCGTTGACGCTGGTGCCGGTGACCGCCGGGGCGGCCGTACTGAAGGAGGCCCTGAAGGGACCCGGGACGGTCGTCGCGTACAAGTTCGGGCGGCTGGCCGAGGAGGTCGCCACGGCGTTGCGCGAGACGGGGCGGACCGAGGACGCGGTGTGGGGTTCGGCGCTCGGGCTGCCGGAGGAGTCGATCCGGCCCGCGTCGGAGCTGGCCGAGGGGCCGTTGCCGTATCTCTCCACGCTGATCGCGCCCGCGCCGCGTGACGGCGGGCGGGGCGGCAAGTTGTGA
- a CDS encoding sirohydrochlorin chelatase, whose amino-acid sequence MNTPNDRPALLIAGHGTRDEGGAAAFRDFVAELGARNPQLPVAGGFIELSPPPLGDAVTELVEQGVKRFAAVPLMLVSAGHAKGDIPAALTREKERHPGISYTYGRPLGPHPALLKVLERRVDEVLGDTDRSEVTILLVGRGSTDPDANAEVYKAARLFWEGRGYAGVETAFVSLAAPDVPSGLDRCVKLGAGRIVVLPYFLFTGILPDRVRHQTEEWAAAHPELDVRPAEVIGAAEELLDLVMERYREAVKGDLRMNCDSCVYRIALPGFEDKVGLPQQPHFHPDDDGHHHHPHHGGHAHSH is encoded by the coding sequence GTGAACACCCCGAACGACCGTCCCGCACTGCTCATCGCCGGCCACGGCACCCGGGACGAGGGCGGGGCCGCCGCCTTCCGTGACTTCGTGGCCGAACTCGGCGCGCGTAACCCGCAGTTGCCCGTCGCGGGCGGTTTCATCGAACTGTCACCGCCACCGCTGGGCGACGCCGTGACCGAACTCGTCGAGCAGGGCGTCAAGCGTTTCGCCGCCGTCCCGCTGATGCTGGTCTCGGCCGGGCACGCCAAGGGAGACATCCCGGCGGCGCTGACCCGTGAGAAGGAGCGCCACCCGGGCATCTCGTACACCTACGGGCGTCCGCTGGGCCCGCACCCGGCGCTGCTGAAGGTGCTGGAGCGGCGGGTCGACGAGGTGCTGGGCGACACCGACCGGTCCGAGGTGACGATCCTGCTGGTGGGGCGCGGATCCACCGACCCGGACGCCAACGCCGAGGTGTACAAGGCGGCGCGGCTGTTCTGGGAGGGCCGGGGCTACGCGGGTGTGGAGACGGCCTTCGTGTCGCTGGCCGCTCCTGATGTGCCGTCCGGTCTCGACCGTTGCGTGAAGCTGGGTGCGGGGCGCATAGTCGTTCTGCCGTACTTCCTCTTCACGGGCATCCTGCCGGACCGCGTGCGTCACCAGACCGAGGAGTGGGCCGCCGCCCATCCGGAGCTGGACGTCCGGCCGGCCGAGGTGATCGGTGCCGCGGAAGAACTGCTCGATCTGGTCATGGAGCGCTACCGGGAGGCCGTCAAGGGCGATCTGCGGATGAACTGCGACTCCTGCGTGTACCGGATCGCGCTGCCGGGCTTCGAGGACAAGGTGGGACTGCCGCAGCAGCCGCACTTCCACCCTGACGACGACGGCCATCACCACCACCCCCACCATGGCGGTCATGCACACTCCCACTGA
- a CDS encoding cobyrinate a,c-diamide synthase, which produces MVNVPRLVIAAPSSGSGKTTVATGLMAAFAGRGLAVSGHKVGPDYIDPGYHTLATGRPGRNLDAYMCGPELVAPLFAHGAQGCDLAVVEGVMGLYDGASGQGELASTAQVAKLLRAPVVLVVDASSQSRSVAALVHGFASWDTQVRIGGVILNKVGSDRHEALLREALDESGVPVLGVLRRAPQVAVPSRHLGLVPVAERRGDAVGAVAAMADRVRGGCDLDALMALAQSAPPVPGAVWSAAEAVGACGEPVPLPAPSRNRGLRPRTPAPQTPPDFVRGDPQGLNCGAPVVSVASGPAFTFSYAEHSELLAAAGATVVPFDPLRDEALPEGTRGLVVGGGFPEVYAPELSANEPLRKAVAELALSGAPVAAECAGLLYLARSLDGLPMCGVLDAEARMSERLTLGYRDAVALSDSVLAATGTRMRGHEFHRTVLEPGAGEAPAWGMHQPERRVEGFVQQGVHASYLHTHWASAPGTARRFVERCKG; this is translated from the coding sequence GTGGTGAACGTTCCGCGCCTGGTCATCGCCGCGCCGTCGTCCGGCAGCGGCAAGACCACCGTCGCGACGGGCCTGATGGCCGCCTTCGCCGGGCGGGGGCTCGCCGTGTCCGGGCACAAGGTGGGGCCCGACTACATCGATCCCGGCTATCACACCCTTGCCACGGGGCGGCCGGGGCGCAATCTCGATGCGTACATGTGCGGGCCGGAGCTGGTCGCTCCGCTGTTCGCGCATGGTGCGCAGGGGTGTGACCTGGCGGTCGTCGAGGGTGTGATGGGGCTGTACGACGGGGCATCCGGGCAGGGTGAGCTCGCTTCGACCGCGCAGGTCGCGAAGCTGCTGCGGGCGCCGGTGGTGCTGGTCGTGGATGCGTCGTCGCAGTCGCGGTCGGTGGCGGCTCTGGTGCACGGTTTCGCCTCGTGGGACACGCAGGTGCGGATCGGGGGCGTGATCCTGAACAAGGTGGGGTCCGACCGGCACGAGGCGTTGCTGCGGGAGGCCCTGGACGAGTCCGGGGTGCCCGTGCTGGGGGTGTTGCGGCGGGCCCCGCAGGTGGCTGTGCCGTCGCGGCATCTGGGGCTGGTGCCGGTGGCCGAGCGGCGGGGCGATGCGGTGGGCGCTGTCGCGGCGATGGCGGATCGGGTGCGGGGTGGATGTGACCTGGACGCCTTGATGGCGTTGGCGCAGTCTGCGCCTCCCGTGCCGGGGGCGGTGTGGAGCGCGGCGGAGGCGGTGGGCGCCTGCGGCGAGCCTGTTCCCCTCCCCGCCCCTTCCCGTAACCGGGGGCTCCGCCCCCGGACCCCCGCTCCTCAAACTCCCCCAGACTTCGTCCGGGGGGACCCCCAGGGGCTGAATTGCGGGGCTCCCGTTGTCTCCGTCGCCTCCGGTCCCGCCTTCACCTTCTCCTACGCCGAGCACAGCGAGCTGCTCGCCGCCGCCGGGGCCACCGTCGTGCCGTTCGATCCGTTGCGGGACGAGGCATTGCCCGAAGGGACGCGAGGGCTCGTCGTCGGGGGCGGGTTTCCCGAGGTGTACGCGCCCGAGCTGTCGGCCAACGAGCCGTTGCGGAAGGCCGTTGCGGAGCTGGCGCTCTCGGGGGCTCCGGTGGCTGCCGAGTGTGCGGGGCTGCTGTATCTGGCGCGGTCGCTGGACGGACTGCCGATGTGCGGGGTGCTGGACGCCGAGGCGCGGATGTCGGAGCGGCTGACGCTCGGGTACCGGGACGCCGTGGCGCTCTCCGACAGCGTGCTGGCGGCTACGGGGACGCGGATGCGCGGGCACGAGTTCCACCGCACCGTGCTGGAGCCCGGGGCCGGGGAGGCGCCGGCCTGGGGCATGCACCAGCCGGAGCGGCGCGTCGAGGGGTTCGTGCAGCAGGGCGTGCACGCGAGTTATCTGCATACGCACTGGGCCTCGGCGCCCGGTACGGCCCGCCGATTCGTGGAGAGGTGCAAGGGATGA
- the cbiE gene encoding precorrin-6y C5,15-methyltransferase (decarboxylating) subunit CbiE translates to MIRVFGTGTGAPLAPDAVRELAGATLVVGARRHLDGAVLPAGASRVVLGPLAPALDRIGIHLAEDGARVVVLASGDPGFFGIVRALAERFGPAALDVRPGAPSIAVAFARLGIPWDDAVVVSAHGRDPRTAVNVCFAHPKVAVLTGPGAGPAELAAGLLYRSEERTLVVATALGDPEHERIERLTPREAAARPWPDPVSVVLCLDESRALSPVRTVAGPASGPAGWALDEAEFEHRDSMITKFEVRALALARLGPRTGDLVWDIGAGSGSVAVECARLGAAAVAVEKTADGVERIRANAAAHGVYVRAVHGSAPIVLSDLADPDAVFIGGGGSELPAIVAACARRARRAVVVAVAALDRVPQVRSALAGAGFVPEGVLLQSSRLAPLPGDVTRLAAANPVFLLWGVRSAAGASEGATQ, encoded by the coding sequence GTGATCCGGGTCTTCGGTACGGGGACGGGGGCGCCGCTCGCCCCGGACGCGGTCCGGGAGCTGGCCGGGGCCACGCTGGTGGTCGGCGCCCGGCGTCATCTGGACGGGGCCGTACTGCCGGCGGGCGCCTCGCGGGTGGTGCTGGGGCCGCTGGCTCCGGCTCTCGACCGGATCGGGATCCACCTGGCCGAGGACGGGGCCCGGGTGGTGGTGCTGGCCTCCGGTGATCCGGGGTTCTTCGGGATCGTGCGGGCACTGGCGGAGCGGTTCGGGCCCGCGGCTCTCGATGTCCGGCCGGGTGCGCCGTCGATCGCGGTGGCGTTCGCCCGGCTGGGGATTCCGTGGGACGACGCGGTCGTCGTCAGCGCGCACGGGCGTGATCCGCGGACCGCGGTGAACGTGTGCTTCGCCCACCCCAAGGTCGCGGTGCTGACGGGACCCGGTGCCGGGCCCGCGGAGCTGGCGGCGGGGCTGCTGTACCGGAGCGAGGAGCGGACCCTGGTCGTCGCGACGGCGCTCGGCGACCCGGAGCACGAGCGTATCGAGCGGCTGACGCCTCGGGAGGCGGCGGCCCGTCCGTGGCCGGATCCGGTGAGTGTGGTGCTGTGCCTGGACGAGTCGAGGGCGCTGTCGCCGGTCCGGACGGTGGCCGGCCCGGCCTCGGGTCCGGCCGGATGGGCACTGGACGAGGCGGAGTTCGAGCACCGCGACTCGATGATCACCAAGTTCGAGGTGCGGGCGCTGGCGCTGGCCCGGCTCGGGCCGCGCACGGGTGATCTGGTGTGGGACATCGGTGCCGGTTCGGGATCGGTGGCGGTGGAGTGCGCCCGGCTCGGCGCGGCCGCCGTGGCCGTCGAGAAGACGGCGGACGGGGTCGAGCGGATCCGGGCGAACGCCGCCGCGCACGGGGTGTACGTACGGGCGGTGCACGGGTCCGCCCCGATAGTGCTCTCCGATCTCGCGGACCCCGACGCGGTGTTCATCGGGGGCGGCGGGAGTGAGCTGCCCGCGATCGTGGCGGCGTGCGCCCGGCGGGCGCGGCGTGCCGTGGTGGTCGCGGTGGCGGCCCTGGACCGGGTGCCGCAGGTGCGGTCGGCCCTGGCCGGCGCCGGTTTCGTACCCGAGGGCGTGCTGTTGCAGTCCTCGCGGCTGGCGCCGCTGCCCGGTGACGTGACCCGGCTCGCCGCGGCCAATCCGGTCTTTCTGCTGTGGGGCGTCCGCTCCGCGGCCGGTGCAAGTGAAGGAGCAACCCAGTGA
- the cobO gene encoding cob(I)yrinic acid a,c-diamide adenosyltransferase — MPQGQPVTVPDDGLTTRQRRNRPLLVVHTGIGKGKSTAAFGLALRAWNQGWPIGVFQFVKSAKWKVGEENALKVLGASGEGGSVAWHKMGEGWSWVQRDQQLDNEAAAREGWEQVKRDLAAETYRLYVLDEFAYPMHWGWVDTDEVVEVLRRRSGNQHVVITGRNAPAALVEAADLVTDMSKVKHPMDAGQKGQRGIEW, encoded by the coding sequence ATGCCGCAGGGACAGCCGGTCACCGTGCCGGACGACGGGCTCACCACCCGGCAGCGCCGCAACCGTCCGCTGCTGGTGGTGCACACCGGCATCGGCAAGGGCAAGTCGACGGCGGCCTTCGGGCTCGCGCTGCGCGCCTGGAATCAGGGGTGGCCCATCGGGGTCTTCCAGTTCGTGAAGTCGGCGAAGTGGAAGGTCGGCGAGGAGAACGCGCTGAAGGTCCTCGGCGCGAGCGGCGAGGGCGGGTCCGTCGCCTGGCACAAGATGGGCGAGGGCTGGTCCTGGGTCCAGCGCGATCAGCAGCTGGACAACGAGGCGGCGGCCCGCGAGGGCTGGGAGCAGGTCAAGCGTGATCTGGCGGCCGAGACGTACCGGCTGTATGTCCTCGACGAGTTCGCCTATCCGATGCACTGGGGGTGGGTCGACACCGATGAGGTCGTCGAGGTGCTGCGCCGGCGGTCCGGCAACCAGCACGTGGTGATCACCGGGCGCAACGCCCCTGCCGCACTGGTGGAGGCCGCTGATCTGGTGACCGACATGTCGAAGGTCAAGCACCCGATGGACGCCGGGCAGAAGGGCCAGAGGGGCATCGAGTGGTGA